From one Chryseobacterium sp. 3008163 genomic stretch:
- a CDS encoding metallophosphoesterase: MQRNFLFIAAIFLFLEVYIYQAIRTLTDNSWIKIGYCVLSLAIYGFFAYEVSHFQRSDRSTMRAQIMISLFLVFILPKIFIVLFLLIDDIFRTGGYLIGLTRPTENFFPERRKFLSIMGLGLGGVLSALFIDGITFGKYRHTVRKVKVKIKNLPLSFKGYKIIQISDVHSGSFSDPRKLEHAIELINEQNADLVLFTGDMVNNVSEEFKPFIPLFSKIKAKDGKFAVLGNHDYGDYVTWDSPNAKKVNLDNLIEYERQAGFEMLMNENRAIDRNGEKLYILGVENWGLKPFPQFGKIDKALENVPQNAAKILMSHDPTHFDYVVKKHPADISLTLSGHTHGMQFGLDLKNIKWSPVQYRYPKWADLYESEEKMLYVNRGFGVLGYPGRVGVLPEITLLELS; the protein is encoded by the coding sequence ATGCAAAGAAATTTTTTATTTATAGCTGCCATCTTCTTGTTTCTCGAAGTCTATATCTATCAAGCAATAAGAACCTTAACAGATAATTCATGGATCAAAATAGGCTACTGCGTCTTATCTTTGGCTATCTACGGATTCTTTGCTTACGAGGTTTCGCATTTTCAAAGGTCAGACAGAAGTACGATGAGAGCACAAATCATGATCTCTTTGTTTTTGGTCTTTATTTTACCTAAAATATTCATCGTATTATTTTTATTGATTGATGATATTTTCAGAACAGGTGGATATTTAATTGGCTTAACGAGACCAACAGAGAATTTCTTCCCGGAAAGAAGGAAATTTCTAAGCATTATGGGACTTGGTTTAGGAGGAGTACTTTCGGCTTTATTTATCGACGGAATTACTTTCGGTAAATACAGACATACCGTAAGAAAAGTAAAAGTTAAAATTAAAAACCTTCCTCTAAGTTTTAAAGGATATAAAATTATTCAGATTTCAGACGTTCACAGCGGAAGTTTTTCAGACCCAAGAAAACTGGAGCACGCTATTGAATTGATCAACGAACAAAACGCAGATTTGGTTTTATTTACCGGAGATATGGTCAACAATGTTTCTGAAGAATTCAAACCTTTTATTCCTCTTTTTTCTAAAATTAAAGCGAAAGACGGCAAGTTTGCAGTGTTAGGAAATCATGATTACGGTGATTATGTAACTTGGGATTCTCCTAATGCAAAAAAAGTGAATCTTGATAATTTGATCGAATATGAAAGACAGGCAGGTTTTGAAATGCTAATGAATGAAAACCGTGCAATCGACAGAAACGGAGAAAAACTTTATATTTTAGGCGTTGAAAACTGGGGACTGAAGCCCTTTCCACAATTTGGAAAGATCGACAAAGCATTAGAAAACGTTCCGCAAAATGCTGCAAAAATATTAATGAGCCATGACCCTACTCATTTTGATTATGTGGTTAAAAAACATCCTGCAGATATCAGTTTGACACTTTCCGGTCATACGCACGGAATGCAGTTTGGATTGGATTTAAAAAACATCAAATGGTCGCCTGTACAATATCGTTATCCTAAATGGGCAGACTTATACGAAAGTGAAGAAAAAATGCTTTATGTGAACCGTGGTTTCGGGGTTTTAGGATATCCTGGGAGAGTCGGAGTATTGCCTGAAATTACATTATTGGAACTTTCTTAG
- a CDS encoding polysaccharide deacetylase family protein: MILLTFNLINIESETKKEVQISNDERLAITEANTKSVLRILDIHEIKASFFIEISLVEKLKNLIKAISAQGHEIAFYNKNSSASQIEEAKKNAEDFLEKQIKGIRQKEFKIAESDLKLMGFNYISNIDNADILFPFKRLKRDSEITEENGISIVPESISPYCQLPYNDFVFQTLPMKYYQNMVFETLKNDEFVLVYLDSWQFTDVKRYKFKVPFYRSYNCGKKMEDKLEDFLTWINEKELATSRMKDYIF, translated from the coding sequence ATGATTTTACTGACCTTTAATTTGATAAATATTGAATCTGAAACTAAAAAAGAAGTTCAGATTTCCAATGATGAAAGGTTGGCAATCACTGAAGCGAATACAAAATCGGTGCTTAGAATTTTAGACATTCATGAAATAAAAGCAAGTTTTTTTATCGAGATTTCTCTTGTCGAAAAACTTAAAAATTTAATAAAAGCAATTTCTGCTCAAGGGCACGAAATTGCTTTTTACAATAAAAACTCTTCCGCTTCACAAATAGAAGAAGCCAAAAAAAATGCTGAGGATTTTTTAGAAAAACAAATCAAAGGCATTCGACAAAAAGAATTTAAAATCGCTGAATCTGATTTGAAATTAATGGGATTCAACTATATTTCTAATATTGATAATGCCGATATTTTGTTTCCTTTTAAGCGTCTGAAGAGAGATTCTGAGATTACTGAAGAGAACGGAATCAGTATCGTTCCGGAAAGTATTTCTCCTTACTGTCAGCTTCCATATAATGATTTTGTATTTCAGACTTTACCGATGAAATATTATCAGAATATGGTTTTTGAAACGCTGAAAAATGACGAGTTTGTATTGGTTTACCTTGACTCTTGGCAATTCACAGATGTGAAAAGATATAAGTTTAAAGTTCCGTTTTACAGAAGCTACAACTGCGGAAAAAAAATGGAAGACAAGCTGGAAGATTTCCTGACCTGGATTAATGAAAAAGAATTGGCGACGTCGAGAATGAAGGATTATATTTTTTAA
- a CDS encoding NAD-dependent epimerase/dehydratase family protein, with protein sequence MEKILITGALGQIGTELTNRLVEIHGADNVVASGLDRYQKGLTSAGHYERMDVTNTQLVKQVIKDYEITTVYHLASLLSGTSEKQPIFAWKLNLEPLLHFCEMAKEGLLQKIFWPSSIAVFGKGIPKNDVAQDVVLNPTTVYGISKMAGEKWCEYYFDKYGVDVRSIRYPGLISWKTPAGGGTTDYAVEIFYEAVEEGKYTSFISEDTAMPMLYMDDAINATLKLMEAPKESLTIRSSYNLGGMSFTPKELAAEIKKEIPEFEIDYKPDFRQAIADSWPSSIDDSIAKKDWNLSYDFGISEMSKDMIKNLKVKLSK encoded by the coding sequence ATGGAAAAAATATTGATTACAGGAGCTTTGGGCCAAATCGGGACCGAGCTTACCAACAGACTTGTAGAAATTCACGGAGCTGATAATGTGGTCGCTTCAGGCCTCGATAGGTACCAAAAAGGGCTTACTTCTGCCGGTCATTACGAAAGAATGGATGTGACCAACACTCAGTTAGTAAAACAAGTGATCAAAGATTACGAAATTACAACCGTTTATCACTTGGCATCACTTTTATCGGGAACGTCTGAAAAGCAGCCTATTTTCGCATGGAAACTGAATCTTGAGCCACTTCTTCATTTTTGTGAAATGGCAAAAGAAGGTTTGCTTCAAAAGATTTTCTGGCCTAGTTCAATAGCCGTTTTTGGAAAAGGAATTCCTAAAAATGATGTTGCTCAGGATGTTGTTTTGAATCCCACTACTGTCTATGGAATTTCAAAAATGGCAGGTGAAAAATGGTGTGAGTATTATTTTGATAAATATGGTGTGGATGTAAGAAGTATCAGATATCCTGGATTGATTTCTTGGAAAACTCCAGCAGGTGGAGGGACGACTGATTACGCTGTTGAGATTTTCTACGAGGCAGTGGAAGAGGGGAAATACACAAGTTTTATTTCAGAAGATACAGCGATGCCAATGTTGTATATGGATGATGCGATCAACGCAACTTTGAAGCTAATGGAAGCTCCGAAAGAAAGTTTGACTATTCGTTCTTCTTATAATTTAGGTGGAATGTCTTTCACTCCAAAAGAATTGGCTGCTGAAATTAAGAAGGAAATTCCTGAATTTGAAATTGATTATAAACCGGATTTCAGACAAGCAATTGCAGATTCTTGGCCGTCGTCAATTGATGATTCTATCGCCAAAAAAGACTGGAATCTTTCTTATGATTTCGGAATTTCTGAAATGTCTAAAGACATGATTAAAAATCTAAAGGTCAAATTGTCTAAGTAA
- a CDS encoding TonB-dependent receptor plug domain-containing protein: MKKNYQKIISIGVLFFISTGLNAQTVDSLKTKTVEEVKITIGSRNKNRVATDTPVPVDVINISSQSVLSPQTDLTQILNYAAPSFTSNSTTVADGTDHIDPAQLRGLGPDQVLVLLNGKRRHTSSLVNINGSPGRGSVGTDLNAVPAFAIERLEVLRDGASAQYGSDAIAGVINIIMKRNTKNLTAAITAGGFNSSGSNDHSGGWDGGKYQLDLNYGTNLGSNGFINFTGSLMNRDDTGRAKATTSNIFNAYNAIEQRALNGGVNISSLFGNINNTPNSTQVLDYIKQYSQGVSYFTIQQLNQIQNANTISAMQSALNFDVTNNELAYRGLNRNDFNMRVGQSKLTNGQLFVNSEFEISSGVRGYAFGGYSYRNGNAAGFYRFPNQNRTSTSIYLNGFLPEISSDVIDVSFAAGFKGKLGAVSYDISNTFGRNTFDYTIENTANASLPYPSKTSFDAGGLGFSQNTINADFDTKFDWLKGFNLAFGAEARFENFKINNGEEASWALYDINGNIQNSSTDVSLKPTDFYGNARPGGSQVFPGFRPENALSKGRNSVALYADTELDITDKWLVSAALRYENYSDFGSTFNYKLATRYKITDNINFRAAHSTGFRAPSLQQMYFNSTSTQFVGGVPFEVGTFSNDSKAAQILGIPQLKQEESKSYSAGFTAKFPAAKLSVTLDGYYVRVNDRVVLTDQFSRPTGIQADGTPLRNLQLAFDAANATAATFFANAIDTQTKGIEGVVSHKAHIGKVALNSDFAVTVSKTNRVGDIHGSDVLVNAGQVNRYYSEASRVYVEEAIPRFKASLNNSIEINKLSFLVRNVYFGEVTDPNTVDVNGDGVVQAEVINGQAVETEHPVWGGKIITDFSVGYNFSKSFKLTVGANNLFDIYPDENFGPVTAKRATGVDANGSVVYSGTPATIDLSNANQFVYSRNVSQFGMNGRFLFARINLSF; this comes from the coding sequence ATGAAGAAGAATTATCAGAAAATTATTTCTATAGGGGTATTGTTTTTTATTTCTACCGGTTTAAATGCTCAAACTGTTGACAGTTTAAAAACAAAAACAGTAGAGGAGGTTAAAATAACAATAGGTTCCAGAAATAAAAATCGTGTTGCTACAGACACTCCTGTTCCTGTAGATGTTATCAACATAAGCTCACAATCAGTATTAAGTCCTCAAACAGATCTTACCCAGATTTTAAATTATGCTGCACCTTCATTTACATCAAATTCTACTACGGTTGCAGACGGAACAGATCATATAGATCCTGCTCAGCTCAGAGGTTTGGGTCCGGATCAGGTTCTTGTTTTGTTAAACGGAAAAAGAAGACATACTTCTTCATTGGTAAATATTAACGGATCACCGGGAAGAGGATCGGTAGGAACCGATCTTAATGCGGTTCCGGCTTTTGCTATCGAAAGACTTGAGGTTTTAAGAGACGGAGCTTCTGCACAATACGGTTCTGATGCAATTGCAGGAGTCATTAACATTATAATGAAAAGGAACACAAAAAATTTAACGGCAGCAATTACAGCGGGAGGTTTCAATTCCAGTGGTTCAAACGATCATTCCGGAGGTTGGGACGGAGGTAAATATCAGCTTGATCTTAATTATGGTACCAATTTGGGAAGCAATGGTTTTATAAATTTCACGGGTAGTTTGATGAATAGAGATGATACCGGAAGAGCAAAAGCCACGACTTCAAATATTTTTAATGCGTATAATGCAATTGAGCAACGTGCTTTAAATGGCGGAGTGAATATTTCTTCTCTTTTTGGCAATATCAATAATACGCCCAATTCTACTCAGGTTTTAGATTATATTAAGCAATATTCTCAAGGAGTTTCTTATTTTACAATTCAACAGCTAAACCAAATTCAGAATGCGAATACTATTTCTGCGATGCAGAGCGCACTGAATTTTGATGTTACCAATAATGAATTAGCTTATAGAGGATTAAACAGAAATGATTTCAATATGAGAGTCGGGCAATCAAAACTTACCAATGGTCAGTTGTTTGTAAATTCTGAATTTGAAATTTCATCGGGTGTAAGAGGATATGCTTTTGGAGGATATTCTTACAGAAATGGTAATGCTGCAGGTTTTTACAGATTTCCAAATCAAAACAGAACTTCAACATCTATTTATCTTAATGGTTTTTTACCGGAAATTTCTTCAGATGTAATTGATGTTTCTTTTGCTGCAGGTTTTAAAGGTAAATTAGGAGCAGTAAGCTATGATATCAGCAATACTTTTGGAAGAAATACTTTCGATTATACCATTGAAAATACGGCTAATGCAAGTTTACCTTATCCGAGCAAAACGAGTTTTGACGCAGGTGGACTTGGCTTCTCACAAAATACGATCAATGCAGATTTTGATACCAAATTCGATTGGTTGAAAGGCTTTAATCTTGCTTTTGGTGCTGAAGCCAGATTTGAGAATTTTAAAATAAATAATGGTGAAGAAGCTTCATGGGCACTTTATGATATCAATGGAAATATACAGAATTCTTCTACAGATGTTTCTTTAAAACCTACTGATTTTTATGGAAATGCAAGACCGGGAGGTTCTCAAGTGTTTCCCGGATTCAGACCTGAGAATGCTCTAAGCAAAGGTCGAAATTCTGTTGCTCTTTATGCAGATACAGAATTGGATATTACAGATAAATGGCTTGTAAGTGCAGCTTTACGCTATGAAAACTATTCAGATTTTGGTTCTACTTTTAATTATAAATTGGCTACCCGTTATAAAATTACAGATAATATAAATTTCAGGGCGGCTCATTCTACAGGATTCAGAGCACCATCGTTGCAGCAAATGTATTTTAATTCTACATCTACACAGTTTGTGGGCGGAGTTCCTTTCGAAGTGGGTACTTTTTCTAATGATTCCAAAGCTGCACAGATCTTGGGAATTCCACAATTAAAGCAAGAAGAATCGAAGAGTTATTCTGCAGGTTTTACAGCTAAATTTCCGGCTGCAAAGCTTAGTGTAACTTTGGATGGTTATTATGTAAGAGTGAATGACAGAGTGGTTCTTACCGATCAGTTTTCAAGACCAACAGGAATTCAAGCAGATGGTACACCTCTTAGAAATTTGCAGTTGGCTTTTGATGCAGCAAATGCTACCGCAGCAACATTCTTTGCTAATGCCATAGACACTCAAACTAAAGGAATTGAAGGAGTAGTTTCTCACAAAGCTCATATCGGTAAAGTAGCATTAAATTCGGATTTTGCTGTTACAGTTTCCAAAACAAACAGAGTGGGAGATATTCATGGATCTGATGTTTTGGTAAATGCAGGGCAGGTCAACAGATATTATTCTGAAGCGAGCCGAGTGTATGTTGAAGAAGCTATCCCAAGATTTAAGGCATCTCTAAACAATTCAATCGAAATAAATAAATTAAGCTTTCTTGTAAGAAACGTTTATTTCGGGGAAGTAACAGATCCAAATACAGTTGATGTAAACGGAGATGGTGTTGTTCAGGCTGAAGTGATCAACGGACAGGCTGTAGAAACAGAACATCCGGTTTGGGGTGGTAAGATCATTACAGATTTCTCGGTAGGATATAATTTTTCAAAATCATTTAAACTTACCGTAGGTGCAAATAATTTATTTGATATTTATCCGGATGAAAATTTTGGCCCGGTAACGGCTAAGAGAGCTACAGGAGTAGATGCTAACGGAAGTGTTGTATATTCCGGAACTCCAGCTACAATCGATTTATCAAACGCTAATCAGTTTGTCTATTCAAGAAATGTTTCGCAGTTTGGGATGAATGGAAGATTTCTTTTCGCAAGAATCAATCTAAGTTTCTAA
- the ggt gene encoding gamma-glutamyltransferase, giving the protein MKKTLIIAILTTSNIYFSQFTSFNIVKEVKVKNKGVVVSAHPLASEAGAKVFKIGGNAYDAIVATQYALAVVYPQAGNIGGGGFLVGVKNNGEKFTIDYRETAPKKASHNMYLDKKGNANTDLSQNGRLAVGVPGSVAGFFATLKHCKLPMEKLIQPAIDLADRGFAITEREANLLNSNREYFQKHNPSTTVFVKNNPWKSGDLLIQKELAETLKLIQKLGLKGFYEGRTAELLVAEMKKGNGIITLEDLKNYKVAERKALEFDYKGNQIVSMPLPSSGGILLAQMLKMSGYENLEKYQHNSKEAVQIMAEAERRAFADRAEYMGDPDFIKDKTSYLISDEYLKNRWKSFSFNKATPSSEVGKIIKQPKESIETTHISVIDKEGNAAAVTTTLNGLYGSKVVVSGAGFFLNNEMDDFSVKPGVPNMFGAVGGEANSIQPNKRMLSSMTPTIVLKNEKPYMVVGTPGGTTIPTSVYQSIVNVIDFKLNVNMSVNSPKFHHQWLPETVAFEKNFPETTIMDLEKLGYKAERVNQLGRTEIILIDDNGTINAVADGRGDDSVAVE; this is encoded by the coding sequence ATGAAAAAAACACTAATAATAGCTATTCTTACAACTTCTAACATTTATTTTTCTCAGTTTACTTCATTTAATATTGTAAAAGAAGTTAAAGTAAAAAACAAAGGTGTTGTGGTCTCTGCACATCCTCTTGCCAGTGAAGCCGGAGCAAAAGTTTTCAAAATAGGCGGAAATGCCTATGATGCAATTGTAGCGACACAATATGCTTTAGCTGTTGTTTATCCACAGGCTGGAAACATCGGCGGCGGTGGATTTTTGGTTGGAGTAAAAAATAACGGAGAAAAATTCACTATTGATTATCGTGAAACTGCTCCCAAAAAGGCTTCTCACAATATGTATTTAGATAAAAAAGGAAATGCCAATACAGATTTATCCCAAAATGGCAGATTGGCAGTAGGTGTTCCCGGAAGTGTTGCCGGATTTTTTGCTACTTTAAAACACTGCAAACTTCCGATGGAAAAACTGATTCAGCCCGCAATTGATTTAGCGGATAGAGGATTTGCCATTACGGAACGGGAAGCCAATTTATTAAACTCAAATAGAGAATATTTTCAAAAACATAATCCGTCAACCACAGTTTTCGTTAAAAATAATCCCTGGAAATCAGGAGATTTACTGATTCAAAAAGAATTGGCTGAGACTTTAAAATTAATTCAGAAGTTAGGCTTAAAAGGTTTTTATGAAGGAAGAACTGCTGAACTTTTGGTTGCTGAAATGAAGAAAGGAAACGGAATTATCACCTTAGAAGATTTAAAAAACTATAAAGTAGCAGAAAGAAAAGCATTGGAATTTGACTATAAAGGAAATCAGATTGTATCGATGCCTTTACCCTCAAGTGGCGGAATTTTGTTAGCTCAAATGCTGAAAATGTCAGGCTATGAAAATTTAGAAAAATATCAGCACAATTCTAAAGAAGCTGTTCAGATTATGGCAGAAGCTGAAAGAAGAGCTTTTGCAGACCGTGCAGAATACATGGGTGATCCGGATTTCATCAAGGATAAGACTTCATATTTAATTTCAGACGAATATTTGAAGAATCGCTGGAAAAGTTTTAGTTTTAATAAAGCTACACCAAGTTCGGAGGTCGGAAAAATTATCAAACAACCCAAAGAATCTATAGAAACCACTCATATTTCAGTGATTGACAAAGAAGGTAATGCCGCTGCGGTTACCACCACTTTAAACGGCTTGTACGGAAGTAAAGTCGTAGTTTCTGGAGCCGGATTTTTTCTTAATAACGAAATGGATGACTTCTCTGTAAAACCCGGAGTTCCGAATATGTTTGGAGCCGTTGGTGGCGAGGCCAATTCCATTCAGCCAAATAAAAGAATGCTGTCATCAATGACTCCGACGATTGTATTGAAAAACGAAAAACCTTATATGGTTGTTGGAACTCCCGGCGGAACAACGATTCCGACTTCTGTTTACCAATCGATCGTAAATGTAATTGATTTTAAATTGAATGTAAACATGTCTGTCAATTCTCCTAAGTTTCATCATCAATGGCTTCCGGAAACTGTTGCTTTTGAGAAAAACTTTCCGGAAACTACGATTATGGATTTAGAAAAACTAGGCTACAAAGCAGAAAGAGTCAATCAATTGGGAAGAACAGAAATAATTTTGATTGATGATAATGGAACAATCAATGCTGTGGCTGATGGTCGTGGAGACGATTCTGTTGCAGTGGAATAA
- a CDS encoding dicarboxylate/amino acid:cation symporter: MIVAIIAGILLGKFYPEVGEKMKPLGDGFIKLVKMIIAPVIFITLTLGIAHMTDLKKVGRIAVKAMIYFFTFSTLALIIGLIVGNLLQPGSGLNIDPASLSGDVSQYQQKAHDTTLTGFMMNIIPETLFSPLVGDNILQVLLVAILMGVALVLTKEKSQKVTDFLQDLATPVFKIVHMLMKLAPIGAFGAMAFTIGKYGLASVLNLIFLVGTFYITSILFVVLVLGSVAWYNGFSIFKLMYYLKEELLLVLGTSSSESALPGIMDKLQKAGCSKAIVGLVVPTGYSFNLDGTNIYMTLASLFIAQALNIDLSLEKQLMLLLVAMLSSKGAAGVTGAGFVTLAATLAVVPEIPIAGMTLILGIDKFMSECRALTNVVGNSVATVVVANWEKQLDKKQLQYCLNNPNKIEEKLEV; the protein is encoded by the coding sequence GTGATTGTTGCGATTATTGCAGGAATTCTTTTAGGTAAATTTTATCCTGAAGTCGGTGAAAAAATGAAACCTTTGGGTGACGGATTTATCAAACTTGTCAAAATGATTATTGCTCCCGTGATTTTCATCACATTGACTTTGGGAATTGCTCACATGACCGATTTGAAAAAAGTGGGAAGAATTGCAGTGAAAGCAATGATTTACTTTTTCACATTCTCCACTTTGGCTTTAATTATCGGATTAATTGTCGGAAACCTTTTACAGCCAGGTTCTGGATTGAATATTGATCCTGCAAGTCTGTCCGGTGACGTTTCACAATATCAGCAGAAAGCTCATGATACCACGCTGACAGGATTTATGATGAATATCATTCCGGAAACGCTTTTCAGTCCGCTGGTTGGTGACAATATCCTTCAGGTTTTGTTGGTTGCCATTCTGATGGGAGTTGCGTTGGTTTTAACCAAAGAAAAAAGCCAAAAAGTGACAGATTTTCTTCAAGATTTGGCGACACCGGTTTTTAAAATTGTACACATGTTGATGAAACTGGCTCCGATTGGGGCTTTTGGAGCAATGGCATTTACAATAGGAAAATACGGTCTGGCATCAGTTTTAAATTTAATTTTCCTTGTCGGTACTTTTTACATTACCTCTATTTTATTTGTGGTTTTGGTTTTAGGTTCTGTTGCATGGTATAATGGTTTTAGCATTTTTAAATTAATGTATTACCTGAAAGAAGAACTTCTTTTGGTTTTGGGCACAAGTTCTTCAGAATCTGCACTGCCGGGAATCATGGACAAACTTCAGAAAGCAGGTTGTTCTAAAGCAATTGTAGGCTTAGTGGTTCCCACAGGATATTCTTTCAATCTTGACGGAACTAATATCTATATGACTTTAGCATCCTTATTTATTGCTCAAGCTTTGAATATAGATCTTTCACTGGAAAAGCAATTAATGCTTCTTTTGGTGGCAATGTTGAGCTCGAAAGGAGCTGCTGGTGTTACCGGAGCCGGATTTGTAACTTTAGCAGCGACCTTAGCAGTAGTTCCCGAAATTCCGATTGCAGGAATGACTCTGATTTTGGGAATTGATAAATTTATGAGTGAATGCCGTGCGTTGACAAACGTCGTTGGAAATTCTGTTGCAACAGTTGTAGTAGCCAATTGGGAAAAACAGTTAGATAAAAAGCAATTGCAATACTGCTTAAATAATCCAAATAAAATAGAAGAAAAACTAGAAGTTTGA
- a CDS encoding VOC family protein: MKIFAKFILLFTASIFLACNEQNNNKNMNGNNPVVYFEIPVTNIERAEKFYTNVFNFKFEKEIIDNYEMMLFPFEETKSGISGALAKGDAYKPTKEGIIIYFKTPNIDSTLKKVLENKGKLLYPRTVNEKHGFAVAEFEDSEGNRIALHETIKNEN, translated from the coding sequence ATGAAAATTTTCGCAAAATTTATATTACTTTTTACTGCAAGTATTTTTTTAGCCTGCAACGAACAAAACAATAACAAAAATATGAATGGAAATAATCCAGTGGTATATTTCGAAATTCCCGTTACCAATATTGAACGGGCAGAGAAATTTTATACCAATGTTTTTAATTTTAAATTTGAAAAAGAAATCATAGACAATTATGAAATGATGCTTTTCCCTTTTGAAGAAACCAAAAGTGGAATTTCCGGAGCTTTGGCAAAAGGAGATGCCTATAAACCAACGAAAGAAGGAATTATTATTTATTTTAAAACCCCAAATATTGATTCTACTTTAAAAAAAGTTTTAGAAAACAAGGGGAAACTTCTTTACCCAAGAACAGTTAATGAGAAACACGGTTTTGCAGTTGCCGAATTTGAAGACAGTGAAGGAAACCGAATTGCACTTCACGAAACCATAAAAAATGAAAATTAA
- a CDS encoding diacylglycerol/lipid kinase family protein: MVKEFEKTDRGFKNYIKVSLKTFFNYKPIKLKFADEKYHQYNGKYLMVNIANTRQFGNNAYIAPMASKSDGLVDMVLVKKFPLTYSALFAFRMFTKS; the protein is encoded by the coding sequence GTGGTCAAAGAATTTGAAAAAACCGACCGTGGTTTCAAAAATTACATTAAAGTTTCACTCAAAACATTTTTCAATTATAAACCCATCAAATTAAAGTTTGCTGATGAAAAATACCATCAGTACAATGGCAAGTATTTAATGGTTAACATCGCAAACACACGCCAGTTCGGGAACAATGCTTACATCGCTCCGATGGCTAGTAAAAGTGATGGTTTGGTAGATATGGTTTTGGTGAAAAAATTTCCACTGACGTATTCGGCGCTTTTTGCATTCAGGATGTTTACAAAAAGCTGA
- a CDS encoding diacylglycerol/lipid kinase family protein, whose protein sequence is MLPNQEAFFTFVAMEKVAFIINPFSAKKNYQPFLNELKRKVENPLYYISESIIGTEEFIQKHFSHTDIFVAIGGDGTISTVAKNLINTDKILAIFPAGSGNGFSNETQFSKNLDELLEKLKQKNPERLIRLPLMIGFPSMFQEPDLTGKWSKNLKKPTVVSKITLKFHSKHFSIINPSN, encoded by the coding sequence ATGCTTCCAAATCAGGAAGCATTTTTTACTTTTGTGGCAATGGAAAAAGTAGCTTTTATCATCAATCCTTTTTCGGCGAAAAAGAATTATCAGCCATTTCTCAATGAGCTGAAGAGGAAAGTCGAAAATCCTTTATATTACATTTCAGAATCGATTATTGGAACGGAAGAATTTATTCAGAAACATTTTTCGCATACGGATATTTTCGTGGCGATTGGGGGTGACGGTACAATTTCTACGGTTGCTAAAAATTTGATTAATACTGATAAAATTTTAGCAATTTTTCCGGCAGGATCGGGAAATGGTTTTTCTAATGAAACACAGTTTAGCAAAAATTTAGATGAACTGTTGGAAAAATTAAAACAAAAAAATCCAGAAAGATTGATACGTTTACCGTTAATGATCGGCTTTCCATCAATGTTTCAGGAACCGGATTTGACGGGAAAGTGGTCAAAGAATTTGAAAAAACCGACCGTGGTTTCAAAAATTACATTAAAGTTTCACTCAAAACATTTTTCAATTATAAACCCATCAAATTAA